GTCCCGATCCAGAACGTCGGAGCGTACGGCCAGGAGGTCGCGCAGACCATTGCGAGCGTGCGTACGTACGACCGAGAGGAGCGGCGGCTGCGTACGTTCTCCGCGGCCGACTGCGGTTTCGCGTACCGGACGAGCAGGTTCAAACAGTCGCCGGGTCGGCACCTGATCTTGTCGGTGACCTTCCGATTCGCGCTCGGCGAGCTGTCCGCACCCGTGCGGTACGCCGAGCTCGCGCGCAGACTCGGCGTCGAGCAGGGCGAGCGCGCCAAGTCCGCCGACGTACGCGAGGCGGTGCTGACGCTGCGGCGCGGCAAGGGCATGGTGCTCGATGAGCACGATCACGACACGTGGAGCGCCGGGTCGTTCTTCACGAACCCGATACTTGCGTCCGACGATGCCGCGCGCCTCCCCGGTGACGCCCCGCGGTTCCCGGAGCCCGGCGGGCAGGTCAAGACCAGCGCCGCCTGGCTGATCGACCATGCCGGGTTCCCCAAGGGTTACGGCGAAGGCAATGCACGACTGTCCGGCAAACACTTGCTCGCGCTCACGAACCGCGGCGGCGCCACGACGGCGGAGGTCTTGGACCTCGCCCGCGAGATACGTGATGGCGTCCGCGCCGCGTACGACGTCACCCTGAACAATGAGCCGGTGCTCGTCGGGGTCGATCTGTGAAGTTCGCTGGTCGTCAGGCATCCTGGCGGCCGAGTTGTGCGTCATTGACATGGTGAGGGAATGAGTTCGAGGCGTGTTTTGACCAAAGCCGCGGCGGCAGTGGCCGGCGCGGCGCTCATCGTGTCGGCCTGCGCGCAGGAGCCGGACTCCGCCGCGACTGAGTCGTCGGAGAGCACATCGGACGAGGCGACGACAGACGACGAGGCAACGACGGTGGACTTCGTCAGCCGCCCGGATCTGCCTGGCCCCGTCATCGACATTGAAGGCGACACAGACAAGGCCGCGCCCGGCAAGGTGTTCCTGGCGCCGAAGGGCGCGGACGACCCGATGCACGGTCCGGTCATCGTCGACTCCGAGGGCGAGCCGGTGTGGATCAACCCGGTCGGTGACCGCTGGACGTACGACTTCCGCGTGCAGACCTACCAGGGCAAGCCGGTGCTGACCTGGTGGCAGGGGCAGCACCTGTCCGGTGGCTACGGCCACGGCGAGTATGTGCTGATGGATCGGTCGTACCGCGAGGTCGCCACCGTGACGACTCCGAAGCTCGGTGCCGACTTCCACAACATGACGCTGACGCCTCAGGGCACGGCGCTGATGACGAGCTTCCCGGTGGTTCGCCGCGACCTGACCTCGATCGGCGGTGCGAAGGACGGCTACGTCGCCGACTGCGTGGTGCAGGAGGTCGATGTGAAGACCGGCAAGGTGAAGTTCCGCTGGAGCATGCTCGACCACGTACCGCTGAGCGAGACGACCGAGGACCCCGAGAGCAACCCCGACGAGCCAGGCACCAAGAAGGCTCCGCTCGACCCGTTCCACGTCAACTCGGTGTACCGCGACGGCAAACACGGGCTGCTCGTGTCGGCACGTAACACCAGAGCCGTCTACCGCATCGACAAGCGCACCGGCAAGCTCGACTGGACACTCGGCGGCAAGAACACCGACTTCGACATGCAGGGCGACTCCGAGTTCGCGTACCAGCACGATGCGCAGCGTCAGCCGGACGGCACGATCACGATGTTCGACAACGAGGCGGCGCCGACGGTCGGCGAGGAGTCTCGCGGCCTGCGGCTCGCGCTCGACGAGAAGAAGATGACGGCGCAGGTCGTCGCCGAGTACCTCCCGCCGGACG
The sequence above is drawn from the Nocardioidaceae bacterium SCSIO 66511 genome and encodes:
- a CDS encoding UDP-N-acetylmuramate dehydrogenase, producing MREQYDAALAPLTTLRLGGPACRLVEVDTESELLEVVGDADDANEPVLVLGGGSNVVVADDGFSGTAVLVRTRGVDIEVDASGAVMVTVAAGEEWDPFVRRAVDEQWVGVEALSGIPGLAGAVPIQNVGAYGQEVAQTIASVRTYDREERRLRTFSAADCGFAYRTSRFKQSPGRHLILSVTFRFALGELSAPVRYAELARRLGVEQGERAKSADVREAVLTLRRGKGMVLDEHDHDTWSAGSFFTNPILASDDAARLPGDAPRFPEPGGQVKTSAAWLIDHAGFPKGYGEGNARLSGKHLLALTNRGGATTAEVLDLAREIRDGVRAAYDVTLNNEPVLVGVDL
- a CDS encoding arylsulfotransferase family protein encodes the protein MSSRRVLTKAAAAVAGAALIVSACAQEPDSAATESSESTSDEATTDDEATTVDFVSRPDLPGPVIDIEGDTDKAAPGKVFLAPKGADDPMHGPVIVDSEGEPVWINPVGDRWTYDFRVQTYQGKPVLTWWQGQHLSGGYGHGEYVLMDRSYREVATVTTPKLGADFHNMTLTPQGTALMTSFPVVRRDLTSIGGAKDGYVADCVVQEVDVKTGKVKFRWSMLDHVPLSETTEDPESNPDEPGTKKAPLDPFHVNSVYRDGKHGLLVSARNTRAVYRIDKRTGKLDWTLGGKNTDFDMQGDSEFAYQHDAQRQPDGTITMFDNEAAPTVGEESRGLRLALDEKKMTAQVVAEYLPPDGRLSASQGNMQVLPDGHVMIGWGSEENYSEYNRRGKLLYDAAVIGQSYRVHRHRWHATPSEPPKFVYQDGTAYVSWNGSTEVKSWRFIAGGDKKSAHVVATVSRDGFETAQRMADRPYIAAQALNAKGKVIATAEPDVWP